GGGGGGGGGCAAATGACCCAAAATTTTGATTGCAGTGGCCAAACTACACTGATGcatgtattttttttctattttttgcactGTTCATCTCTAAATAGTAGCAAATCAGGGATGttaagggggggcagggccctgctggtcccctgtctccgccactgtaTATGAGTTAATGTCGATGGGTTGTGTACTGAAGTGCCACGCCGGTAGTAGCTAATTATCGCTGGCGTTCATATTTTCTCCACACCGCGGAAATCGACACTGGTGTGGCAATTGTTAGATGCACCACCAGTGAAGTGACTAAAGTAAGCCTATTCCCACTAGTGTACAAACTATAGGTTGGACGCGACTTACTAGTAGGGTGCACTTTTTACGGAACGCTACTGTTCCCAAAAGGAGCACGACACTAGTAAGTCGCGGTCAGGACCGTGTCTGGGCCCCACGTATGCGCGAGAGGGGAGGAAACTCAGAACTAGATGGTGGACTGCAAGTTGATGATAAAAAATGTGAGGCTTTTTTTGCAAAATGGCACTCATGATAGTTGTATATATATAGTCGCCAAAAAGGATGATCGCCACCTAGCACAGCTCCGTGACCAAAGTTGAGAGACAATGGATGAGCTCACCATCCTCTTGTGCATTGCGCTCTCCATTCCTCTCATCATCTTCTTTATGCTCAAACGTCATGGCGGGCGCCAGAAACTCCCACCTGGTCCGCCAGCCCTGCTGTTCATAGCCAAGTTGTTGTTGATGCTTAAGAGCCCGATCTACCATTTGGGCCCTGTGCTACGCAGCTTCCATGCCCGCTACGGCCCCATCGTCTCCGTCTGTCTCGGGCGAACCTTCGTTTTCGTGGCCGACCGCCACCTCACGCATAGCGCCCTCGTCAAGGGCGGCGGCAACTTCGACACCCGCCCACCGCCCAGCAAGCTTTTTACCCTGTTTTTAGGGGGCTCCATGTCCGCCTCTCCCCTTGGGCCCTATTTTCGTCTGGTCCGCCGCAACCTGCACTCCCAGGCGCTGCACCCGTCCCGCGTCAGGCTCTTGGCACCGGTCAGGCAGCGCGTGTGCGACGCGCTCGTTGGCTCGCTGCGCCGCGATCGCGATGCAGCGTCCCAGGGCATTGTTACGGTGAGGCCGTTGATGGCGCGCTGTTTGTTCGATCTGCTCACGAGCATGACATTCGGCGTCACGCTTGGCCAAGAGGCGCTGGACGAGATGCAACAGATGCAGCTCCAGATTTCCGACGGCATCAGCAGGTTCCCCGTCTTATCCATCTTCCAGCCCATCACCAAGAGGCTACTGCGGAAGGAGTGGGCGCTGAACGTGGCGCTACGGGAGAGGCAGAAGGGGCTGATGTTGCCGCTGATCCACGCGCGCCGCGGCCACGATGGCGCTCAATGCTACGCCGACTCCTTCCTCGAGCTGCGTGTGGCAGAAGAAGGCGGTCGCCCGCTCACGGACGACGAGATGGTAAGCCTCTGCTCCGAGTTCATGATTGCCTCAACCGACACTTCAGTGGCCTTGCTGGAGTGGATCATGGCGGACCTCGTAAACCACCCCGACGTCCAAGCCAAGTTGTACGAGGAGGTGAGGGGCAAGCCTGAGCTCAGCGAGGAGGAGCTGAGCGGGATGCCA
This sequence is a window from Triticum dicoccoides isolate Atlit2015 ecotype Zavitan unplaced genomic scaffold, WEW_v2.0 scaffold50838, whole genome shotgun sequence. Protein-coding genes within it:
- the LOC119346788 gene encoding cytochrome P450 89A2-like, producing the protein MDELTILLCIALSIPLIIFFMLKRHGGRQKLPPGPPALLFIAKLLLMLKSPIYHLGPVLRSFHARYGPIVSVCLGRTFVFVADRHLTHSALVKGGGNFDTRPPPSKLFTLFLGGSMSASPLGPYFRLVRRNLHSQALHPSRVRLLAPVRQRVCDALVGSLRRDRDAASQGIVTVRPLMARCLFDLLTSMTFGVTLGQEALDEMQQMQLQISDGISRFPVLSIFQPITKRLLRKEWALNVALRERQKGLMLPLIHARRGHDGAQCYADSFLELRVAEEGGRPLTDDEMVSLCSEFMIASTDTSVALLEWIMADLVNHPDVQAKLYEEVRGKPELSEEELSGMPYLKAIVLEALRLHPTAHLVFPHGVQSDTEIGGYMVPKGVDINFLVSDFGLDETVWPAAREFRPERFLHDHGVDITCTKEIK